A section of the Pseudophryne corroboree isolate aPseCor3 chromosome 11, aPseCor3.hap2, whole genome shotgun sequence genome encodes:
- the LOC134970007 gene encoding 4-galactosyl-N-acetylglucosaminide 3-alpha-L-fucosyltransferase FUT6-like has translation MRKQYIQWVSFFAIQTFIIFAYFTFTDTRSNIQSQFIKSQTYSKVENEKKNLILLWTWPFGKQFPLNQCLESSYGSSCTFTSNRSYYHLADAVVIHHRDVSTSMDLLPQIPRPTTQYWVWFNLEPPNNCPNLKMMDNLFNLTMTYRADSDIFTPYGWLERHDGTGSISIPTKSKLLAWVVSNWDPQYERTKYFEDLKHYIDIDVYGKYNMSLSVSNQTLTLSKYKFYLAFESSGNTDYITEKLWNNAFLSGTVPIVMGPPRENYERFIPKDSFIHVNDFSNAQELAAYILELDKDDKRYQEYFRWRDVFQPRRSNDWNIYYCKACKVLKDAPSYRTMPNLDEWFRK, from the coding sequence ATGAGGAAACAATATATTCAGTGGGTTTCCTTCTTTGCTATACAGACATTTATTATTTTTGCCTACTTCACGTTCACTGACACCAGATCTAACATTCAATCGCAGTTCATCAAAAGCCAAACTTACTCCAAagtggaaaatgaaaaaaaaaatctaatccTTTTGTGGACTTGGCCATTTGGTAAACAGTTTCCACTAAATCAGTGCCTAGAATCTTCATATGGCAGTAGTTGTACATTTACAAGTAACCGAAGTTATTATCATTTGGCAGATGCTGTGGTCATCCATCATAGGGATGTGAGCACCTCTATGGACCTGTTGCCCCAGATCCCAAGACCAACAACGCAGTACTGGGTTTGGTTCAACCTAGAGCCTCCAAACAACTGCCCTAACCTGAAGATGATGGACAACCTATTCAACCTCACTATGACTTATCGGGCAGACTCTGATATTTTTACTCCTTATGGTTGGCTAGAGAGACATGATGGAACTGGAAGCATCAGCATACCTACAAAATCCAAGCTTTTGGCTTGGGTTGTGAGCAACTGGGACCCACAGTATGAAAGAACTAAATACTTTGAAGATCTGAAACATTACATAGACATTGATGTATATGGAAAATATAATATGTCATTGTCAGTATCTAATCAAACTCTTACATTGTCCAAATACAAGTTCTATCTCGCTTTTGAAAGTTCTGGGAATACTGATTATATTACAGAAAAGCTCTGGAACAATGCTTTTCTTTCAGGGACTGTACCTATTGTAATGGGACCTCCCCGTGAAAACTATGAACGTTTTATACCGAAAGATTCATTTATTCATGTAAATGACTTTTCTAATGCCCAGGAGTTAGCTGCTTACATTCTGGAACTAGACAAAGATGACAAAAGGTATCAAGAGTATTTCAGGTGGAGAGATGTGTTTCAACCTCGTCGATCCAACGACTGGAACATATACTACTGCAAAGCTTGCAAAGTGTTAAAGGATGCTCCATCATATAGAACCATGCCCAATTTGGATGAATGGTTCCGAAAGTGA